One window of the Pantoea cypripedii genome contains the following:
- a CDS encoding YncE family protein has translation MTSFFSPRRAALAAAVIAAFSLTACQAPAQKAQTPAVAVAAKPADNQVIQRVIGDGLYELAYSPVANALYVASAQSFKDVNGGMLYRLDPTTLATKGETHTDLKNFGMAIDSEGSVFYTTNSLDGGVSKVDAQSGKVLQRLMLGGKKDKDGDVPGAREMLLHGNELYVGRVADPGFISVVDTKTFKPKTTIKNVGKWVTGIIYSPLTERIYAANGAGEIAVINPRTHKIEQRWTAGDGKEYLFLNMAEDPSTGRLFVTDDSKGKTTLVFDEHSGKVIKRIPGDALGIKFNAKRNEIYISQRESKKVLQLDATSYAVKNSWSFDTNPNSLLVSPDGETLYVSLKQAFNKDNSTQGPDSVVRIALK, from the coding sequence ATGACATCGTTTTTCAGTCCGCGTCGGGCAGCGCTTGCCGCTGCGGTGATTGCCGCATTTAGCCTGACAGCCTGTCAGGCACCCGCCCAGAAAGCACAGACACCTGCTGTCGCCGTGGCGGCAAAACCCGCTGACAACCAGGTTATCCAGCGTGTGATTGGTGATGGCTTGTATGAACTGGCTTACTCTCCGGTAGCCAATGCGTTGTATGTCGCCAGTGCGCAGAGCTTCAAAGACGTCAACGGTGGCATGTTGTATCGCCTCGATCCGACCACGCTGGCGACCAAAGGGGAAACCCATACCGATCTGAAAAACTTCGGTATGGCTATCGATAGCGAAGGTAGCGTGTTCTACACCACCAACTCGCTGGATGGCGGGGTGTCAAAAGTTGATGCACAGAGCGGCAAAGTGCTGCAACGCCTGATGCTGGGTGGTAAGAAGGATAAAGACGGTGACGTGCCGGGTGCGCGTGAGATGCTGCTGCATGGCAACGAACTTTACGTGGGCCGTGTCGCCGATCCGGGCTTTATCTCGGTGGTGGATACCAAAACCTTCAAACCCAAAACCACGATCAAAAATGTCGGTAAATGGGTAACGGGCATCATCTATTCCCCGCTGACTGAGCGCATCTACGCGGCCAATGGTGCAGGGGAAATCGCGGTCATCAATCCACGTACGCATAAAATTGAACAACGCTGGACGGCTGGCGATGGCAAAGAGTACCTGTTCCTGAATATGGCAGAAGATCCGTCCACCGGTCGCCTGTTCGTGACCGATGATTCCAAAGGCAAGACCACGCTGGTGTTTGATGAGCATAGCGGCAAGGTGATCAAGCGTATCCCAGGCGACGCGCTCGGCATCAAGTTCAACGCGAAACGCAATGAGATTTACATCAGCCAGCGTGAGTCGAAGAAAGTGCTGCAACTGGATGCCACCAGCTATGCGGTGAAAAACAGCTGGTCATTCGATACCAACCCGAACAGCCTGCTGGTGTCGCCTGATGGTGAAACGCTGTATGTTTCCCTGAAGCAGGCGTTTAACAAAGACAACTCTACTCAAGGGCCGGATAGCGTGGTGCGCATCGCGCTGAAATAA
- a CDS encoding PTS sugar transporter subunit IIA gives MLQLNESDLFLQCQAANKVEAMQIAAEELEKAGYVKTGFLQEMMTREKSVSTYIGAGIAFPHCAKESADLVIKTGFQVFQFPHGVSWGAGKVAFIVVAVAAQQDEHIQVLADIADLLGDEVKTTLLANARTKVGFIEQFEKA, from the coding sequence ATGTTGCAACTGAATGAAAGCGATCTTTTTCTGCAATGTCAGGCAGCAAATAAAGTCGAGGCAATGCAGATCGCTGCTGAAGAACTAGAAAAAGCGGGATATGTCAAAACCGGATTTCTCCAGGAGATGATGACGCGGGAAAAAAGTGTCTCTACTTATATTGGTGCTGGTATTGCCTTTCCACACTGCGCAAAAGAGAGCGCTGACCTGGTGATTAAAACCGGCTTTCAGGTATTTCAATTTCCCCACGGCGTCAGTTGGGGAGCAGGTAAGGTGGCTTTTATAGTGGTCGCCGTGGCTGCACAGCAGGACGAACATATTCAGGTGCTGGCTGATATTGCTGATTTATTGGGTGACGAAGTTAAAACGACGTTATTAGCCAATGCCAGAACTAAAGTCGGATTTATTGAGCAATTTGAAAAAGCCTGA
- a CDS encoding sugar phosphate isomerase/epimerase family protein produces MKLTLCTDVLADLSFPAMLDKVKSYGISGVEMTADGWSPCPHVKTEELLASPEKLQQFQTELSQREIRIVALNCSGNPLAPGELGEKHTHSSYRAVELAGKLGVKKIVMMSGLLGGGPNDSVPNWITSTVSWPDYMPGVIDYQWNEVAIPWWKKFVQHAKKHGVEQIAIEEFPCQLVYNPSTLLRLRNAVDNMIGINLDPSHLIAMGADPIAAARKLEGAVFHVHGKDARIERGLADVDGLMEYQPVTHTKTRTWNYVAVGCGQDLKWWKEFFSVLRMTGYDGDVSLEMEDLTMSVEAGLQTSIDALNATISR; encoded by the coding sequence ATGAAACTCACATTATGTACCGATGTATTGGCCGATTTATCCTTTCCAGCCATGCTGGATAAAGTTAAAAGCTATGGTATCAGTGGCGTGGAAATGACCGCAGATGGCTGGTCGCCCTGTCCGCATGTCAAAACCGAAGAATTACTGGCGTCGCCGGAAAAATTGCAGCAGTTCCAGACGGAGTTGTCTCAGCGGGAAATACGCATCGTGGCGCTGAATTGTTCCGGTAACCCGCTGGCACCGGGCGAGCTGGGTGAGAAGCACACACACAGCAGTTATCGCGCGGTTGAACTGGCGGGCAAGCTGGGGGTGAAAAAGATCGTCATGATGAGCGGGCTGCTAGGCGGGGGACCGAACGACAGCGTCCCTAACTGGATCACCTCGACGGTCTCCTGGCCGGATTATATGCCGGGCGTAATCGATTATCAGTGGAATGAAGTGGCGATTCCGTGGTGGAAAAAGTTTGTCCAGCATGCGAAAAAGCACGGCGTCGAACAAATCGCCATCGAAGAATTTCCCTGCCAGCTGGTTTACAACCCTTCAACGCTGCTGCGCCTGCGTAATGCCGTGGATAATATGATCGGCATTAATCTCGACCCATCGCATCTGATTGCCATGGGGGCTGACCCGATTGCTGCTGCACGCAAGCTGGAGGGCGCTGTCTTCCATGTACACGGTAAAGATGCGCGTATTGAGCGCGGGCTGGCTGATGTTGACGGGCTGATGGAGTACCAGCCAGTCACCCATACCAAAACCCGTACCTGGAATTATGTGGCCGTGGGCTGCGGTCAGGACCTCAAATGGTGGAAAGAGTTTTTCTCGGTGTTGCGTATGACGGGCTATGACGGTGACGTGTCGCTGGAAATGGAGGATCTTACCATGAGCGTTGAAGCAGGCTTGCAAACCTCCATTGATGCGCTGAACGCCACGATCAGCCGGTAA
- a CDS encoding YdgH/BhsA/McbA-like domain containing protein, which produces MKTIKTMSIAAVAALSLMSFGSFAQSISVTSSTLDGAEAKIAAQAAQQGAQYKITEANTNNRVHMTAELYK; this is translated from the coding sequence ATGAAAACCATTAAAACCATGTCCATCGCCGCTGTCGCTGCGCTTTCACTGATGTCATTTGGCAGCTTTGCTCAGAGCATCTCCGTCACCTCTTCAACTCTGGACGGTGCGGAAGCGAAAATCGCCGCTCAGGCAGCACAGCAGGGCGCGCAGTACAAAATCACTGAAGCCAACACCAATAACCGTGTGCATATGACCGCTGAGTTATACAAATAA
- a CDS encoding YdgH/BhsA/McbA-like domain containing protein has protein sequence MKSIKTFVAVAALSLVSFGSFAQSITASASTLDGAEAKIAAQAKQAGASYKITGARVDNGAYLSAELTK, from the coding sequence ATGAAATCTATCAAAACTTTCGTTGCAGTTGCGGCCCTGTCACTGGTTTCTTTCGGCAGCTTCGCACAAAGCATTACCGCTTCCGCCTCAACCCTTGATGGTGCCGAAGCCAAAATTGCCGCTCAGGCCAAACAAGCGGGCGCATCTTACAAAATCACCGGTGCGCGTGTAGATAACGGTGCTTACCTGTCGGCTGAACTGACCAAATAA
- the pagP gene encoding lipid IV(A) palmitoyltransferase PagP, with protein MRSYLVALYVTLFICATPAQAEGTISSGWNWLTNDISQTWEQPQNYDLYLPFIAWHARFAYDKEKTDNYNEMPWGGGFGVSRYNEEGNWSTLYAMMFKDSHNEWQPIVGYGWEKGWYLDNARDFRLGLGFTAGITARDDFANYVPLPIVLPLFSAGYKRATVQFTYIPGTYNNGNVLFAWLRLAF; from the coding sequence ATGCGAAGTTATCTGGTGGCTTTGTATGTAACATTGTTTATCTGTGCGACTCCGGCACAGGCAGAAGGAACCATTAGTTCCGGGTGGAACTGGTTAACCAACGACATCTCCCAGACCTGGGAACAACCGCAAAATTACGATCTCTATTTGCCATTTATCGCCTGGCATGCCCGCTTCGCATACGATAAAGAAAAAACCGATAACTATAATGAAATGCCATGGGGCGGTGGTTTTGGTGTGTCCCGTTACAATGAAGAAGGTAACTGGAGCACGCTGTACGCCATGATGTTTAAAGATTCGCATAATGAGTGGCAGCCGATCGTCGGCTACGGTTGGGAAAAGGGCTGGTATCTCGATAACGCCCGCGATTTTCGCCTCGGCCTCGGTTTTACTGCCGGGATTACGGCGCGTGATGATTTCGCTAACTATGTACCGTTACCCATCGTATTACCGCTTTTCTCGGCGGGTTATAAGCGCGCAACCGTGCAGTTCACCTATATTCCAGGCACCTATAATAATGGCAATGTGCTATTCGCCTGGCTGCGTTTGGCCTTTTAA
- a CDS encoding alpha/beta hydrolase, with translation MARNHLNGWLKKTGLTVASLAKIILVGLLVVVIVFFIGRIYQSERGAPLHRWHTWSADEMSEKEIDRASFSDYQAREDAIFRDMKHSITDTLSDDEKTTLNRYYAQSPVYPARFQPDWNRSFILMPQGTPRGAVVLLHGLTDSPYSMRYLAEDYRQQGFVAVVPRLPGHGTTPGALTTVNWEQWLAVARLAVREATRRAGPDVPLHLVGYSNGGALAMKYALDALNDPSLRQPQQIVLMSPMIGVTAFARFAGLAGLPSLLPGFAKAAWLNVVPEFNPYKYNSFPVKAARQSWLLTQALQQQILQEARNQQLAQLPPVLTFQSVMDSTVSTRAVVDSLYRYLPGRGNQLVIFDINQASDLRALFRPALYTAVSNLLPAAPRHYGTTVITNATPATSETVARNTAADQTTETVQPLNIAWPPGMYSLSHVAVPFPLTDSLYGLEPTEKNQSGISLGTISLRGETNTLIVGLDTLMRANSNPFFDYMMTRINHHIACSNQPDVAACLQSW, from the coding sequence ATGGCGAGAAACCATCTTAACGGCTGGCTGAAAAAAACCGGGTTAACCGTTGCCAGCCTGGCAAAAATCATCCTGGTGGGGCTGCTCGTCGTCGTCATCGTTTTCTTTATTGGTCGGATTTATCAGTCAGAACGCGGTGCGCCACTCCATCGCTGGCATACCTGGTCAGCGGATGAAATGAGTGAAAAAGAGATCGACCGCGCCAGTTTTTCTGATTATCAGGCACGGGAAGACGCCATTTTCCGCGATATGAAGCACAGCATCACCGACACGCTCAGTGACGACGAGAAAACGACGCTGAACCGTTATTACGCGCAAAGCCCGGTTTATCCCGCCCGTTTTCAGCCTGACTGGAATCGTTCTTTTATTCTGATGCCACAGGGTACCCCGCGCGGTGCGGTGGTGTTGTTACATGGCCTGACCGACTCACCCTACAGCATGCGCTATCTGGCGGAGGATTACCGACAGCAGGGCTTTGTGGCGGTAGTCCCGCGCCTGCCAGGACATGGCACCACGCCAGGTGCGCTGACCACGGTGAACTGGGAGCAATGGCTGGCCGTCGCCCGTTTGGCGGTGCGTGAAGCCACACGTCGCGCCGGACCTGACGTTCCGCTGCATCTGGTGGGCTATTCCAACGGCGGTGCGCTGGCAATGAAATACGCCCTTGATGCCCTCAACGATCCCTCGTTGCGCCAGCCCCAGCAGATTGTATTGATGTCACCGATGATCGGCGTGACGGCTTTTGCACGCTTTGCCGGGCTGGCGGGGTTGCCTTCGCTACTGCCTGGATTTGCCAAAGCGGCATGGCTGAATGTGGTGCCGGAGTTCAATCCCTATAAATACAACTCTTTTCCGGTTAAGGCGGCACGCCAGTCCTGGCTACTGACCCAGGCACTCCAGCAACAAATTTTGCAGGAAGCACGTAATCAACAGCTGGCACAACTGCCGCCCGTGCTGACGTTTCAATCGGTAATGGATTCCACGGTCAGTACCCGCGCGGTGGTGGATTCGTTGTATCGTTATCTGCCAGGTCGCGGAAATCAGCTGGTCATTTTTGATATCAACCAGGCCTCTGATTTGCGCGCGCTGTTCCGGCCAGCGTTGTACACCGCCGTGAGCAACCTGTTGCCGGCCGCACCACGTCATTACGGCACCACAGTGATCACCAATGCAACGCCAGCCACCAGCGAAACTGTCGCCCGCAACACAGCAGCGGATCAAACCACGGAAACCGTTCAGCCATTAAATATCGCGTGGCCGCCTGGCATGTATTCCCTGTCCCATGTTGCGGTGCCGTTTCCTCTCACGGATTCGCTCTATGGTCTGGAACCGACGGAAAAGAACCAATCGGGTATCAGCCTCGGCACCATCTCATTACGCGGTGAAACCAACACGCTGATCGTCGGGCTGGATACCCTGATGCGCGCCAATTCCAACCCGTTTTTTGACTATATGATGACGCGTATTAATCACCACATTGCCTGTAGCAACCAGCCTGATGTTGCCGCATGCCTGCAAAGCTGGTGA
- a CDS encoding tetratricopeptide repeat protein, giving the protein MKTINSVRWLVLPALLLALHAPGAWAMGDDDSNSKTPDCPKGQVYDSKSKSCVPDKTSSLSDEDKTNYAYHLAKKGEYQAALNLLDTLKNPNTKEAWNYRGYATRKLGRTDEGMSYYQRSIAIDPHYAKVREYLGEAWMIKGRPDLAKEQLAVIKTLCGVSCEEYRDLQAAINGHPES; this is encoded by the coding sequence ATGAAAACGATCAACTCTGTTCGCTGGTTGGTTCTGCCTGCCTTGTTACTGGCCCTGCACGCACCCGGTGCCTGGGCAATGGGGGATGATGACAGCAACAGTAAGACGCCGGACTGCCCGAAAGGCCAGGTATATGACAGCAAATCGAAAAGCTGCGTACCGGATAAAACCAGTTCACTCAGCGATGAGGACAAGACCAACTACGCCTACCATCTGGCCAAAAAAGGAGAGTATCAGGCAGCGCTGAATCTGCTGGATACGCTAAAAAATCCCAACACCAAAGAAGCCTGGAATTACCGGGGCTACGCCACGCGTAAGCTGGGCCGCACTGATGAAGGGATGAGCTACTATCAACGATCAATCGCCATCGATCCGCATTACGCCAAAGTGCGTGAATATCTCGGTGAAGCCTGGATGATCAAAGGCCGTCCCGATTTGGCGAAGGAGCAGCTTGCCGTCATCAAAACTTTGTGCGGCGTGAGTTGTGAAGAATATCGCGACTTGCAGGCCGCGATTAATGGACATCCTGAATCCTGA
- a CDS encoding sigma-70 family RNA polymerase sigma factor, with the protein MAAHLARLWRYAMVLSRNRDVAEELVQSTCVRALERSAQFTPGTRIDRWLFSVLHSVWINELRAQRVRMGQGFVASDELIAPDHQQPNEERMQYLKVMQRVGQLPEAQRNAVFLVYVEGFTYQEAAETLAVPVGTIMSRLAAARTTLANAVNAGSSAQEKRL; encoded by the coding sequence CTGGCGGCACATCTGGCGCGCTTATGGCGTTACGCCATGGTGTTGTCACGTAACCGGGATGTGGCCGAAGAGCTGGTGCAATCCACCTGTGTGCGGGCGCTGGAGCGCAGCGCGCAATTCACGCCCGGCACGCGGATTGATCGCTGGTTGTTTAGCGTGCTGCATTCAGTGTGGATCAATGAATTACGCGCCCAGCGGGTGCGTATGGGACAGGGTTTTGTCGCCAGTGATGAACTGATCGCCCCGGATCATCAGCAACCTAATGAGGAACGCATGCAGTATCTCAAGGTGATGCAGCGCGTTGGGCAGTTGCCGGAAGCACAGCGTAATGCGGTGTTTCTGGTGTATGTCGAAGGCTTTACCTACCAGGAAGCGGCTGAGACGCTGGCCGTGCCGGTGGGGACGATTATGAGCCGCCTGGCTGCGGCGCGCACCACGCTGGCCAATGCCGTCAATGCCGGGTCTTCGGCACAGGAGAAACGTTTGTGA
- a CDS encoding anti-sigma factor family protein: protein MTAIRFSSPYPDEAIVAWLDGEMRADDVQAFEKELKRSPALSARTAELMKSNQPFAEAFGVMLEQAPEQRMQQQLAQLLAQTPVLPERRSVQVSRRALIAASLGLLLVGGSVGYLLRPVTQPDESATIRELEAQYMSLYSPETLADVDNSPQVLQQALARTARDLDLHLTLTQLTLPEADLKSVRMLRYDDALISQIAWNHASYGPMALCISRQDPQPSSTLNQEKRHGMNLVWWHRDGYQFVLIGRNPAEQLMKTATLLSRGLVV from the coding sequence GTGACTGCGATACGTTTTAGTTCACCTTACCCGGATGAAGCTATCGTTGCCTGGCTGGATGGCGAAATGCGCGCGGATGACGTCCAGGCATTTGAGAAGGAACTGAAACGCAGCCCGGCATTATCTGCCCGTACCGCAGAACTGATGAAAAGCAATCAACCCTTTGCCGAGGCGTTTGGTGTGATGCTGGAACAGGCCCCGGAACAACGTATGCAGCAGCAACTGGCACAGTTGCTGGCGCAAACGCCAGTGCTGCCCGAGCGACGATCGGTACAGGTGAGTCGGCGGGCGTTAATCGCGGCATCGTTGGGTTTGCTGCTGGTGGGCGGGAGTGTCGGCTATCTGCTGCGTCCAGTGACACAACCGGATGAAAGCGCAACCATCCGTGAGCTGGAAGCACAATATATGTCGTTATACAGCCCGGAAACGCTGGCGGATGTCGATAACTCACCGCAGGTACTGCAACAGGCGCTGGCACGCACCGCGCGCGACCTGGATCTCCATCTGACACTGACGCAACTCACATTGCCAGAAGCGGATCTGAAAAGCGTCAGAATGCTGCGCTATGACGATGCGTTAATCAGCCAGATTGCCTGGAATCACGCCAGCTATGGTCCGATGGCATTGTGCATTTCACGTCAGGACCCGCAGCCCTCCAGCACACTTAATCAGGAAAAACGCCACGGTATGAACCTGGTGTGGTGGCATCGTGACGGTTATCAGTTTGTGTTGATAGGACGTAATCCGGCGGAACAACTGATGAAAACCGCGACTTTGCTCAGCCGCGGTTTGGTGGTGTGA
- a CDS encoding dimethylarginine dimethylaminohydrolase family protein: protein MAFTQIIARLPADNCAAGLTTASLGAPDAELTRRQFWDYLNAMLSLRLKVTLLPAEADFPDAHFVEDTAVVLPELAVITHPGAPQRAGEVESIKAVLKDFRPLKVMSEHGTLEGGDVMLIDKAFYIGLTTRTNEAGISEFASLVEPYGYSVTAVEVDEGLHLKSAINYVGKNTLISTEKFARLPQFSHYQHLIIPDEEIYAGNTLLINGTLITPTGYPATLAQLRTLDMPIIELDTSEIRKMDGGLTCLSLRF, encoded by the coding sequence ATGGCTTTTACTCAAATCATTGCAAGACTCCCGGCTGACAATTGCGCGGCAGGGCTGACTACCGCTTCTCTCGGCGCGCCGGATGCTGAACTCACCCGCAGGCAGTTCTGGGATTATCTGAACGCGATGCTGTCGCTCAGATTGAAGGTAACACTGCTACCCGCAGAAGCGGACTTTCCCGATGCGCACTTTGTCGAAGATACCGCCGTGGTCCTGCCGGAACTGGCAGTGATCACCCATCCCGGCGCGCCACAGCGGGCGGGCGAAGTCGAGTCAATCAAAGCGGTGCTGAAGGATTTTCGCCCGCTGAAAGTGATGAGCGAGCACGGAACGCTCGAAGGCGGCGACGTCATGTTAATCGATAAGGCGTTTTATATCGGACTGACGACCCGCACCAATGAGGCCGGTATCAGCGAGTTTGCCAGCCTGGTGGAGCCTTATGGTTACAGTGTCACGGCGGTTGAGGTTGACGAAGGTTTGCATCTTAAATCGGCGATCAATTATGTCGGTAAAAATACCCTGATCTCGACAGAGAAATTTGCCCGCCTGCCGCAATTCTCCCACTATCAGCACCTGATTATTCCCGACGAAGAAATTTACGCCGGTAATACTTTGCTGATTAACGGCACGCTAATTACCCCGACGGGTTATCCGGCCACCCTGGCACAACTGCGCACGCTGGATATGCCAATTATCGAACTGGATACCAGTGAGATCCGTAAAATGGACGGCGGCCTGACCTGCCTTTCACTGCGCTTCTGA
- a CDS encoding ABC-F family ATP-binding cassette domain-containing protein — protein sequence MSTLLSAQAVGFDNAFGTLFHNITFSLQKGDRIGLLGANGSGKSTLLKILSGELDVSRGNIVQASHCLLARIEQHLPSSLAQATLLASVVVQLPPSLQLSERWRAEALLDSLGFSVDQQAQTAATLSGGQHMRLLLARALIQQPDLLLLDEPSNHLDLPTLLWLETFLNSWNGSFVLVSHDSTLLDRVTTSSWMLRDKTLQFFDLPCSAARAALADQDEADAQRFHSEQKEIDRLAKSAHRLAIWGRTYDNEGLSRKAQQMEKRVDWLREAQTTLTDGSPWRLQLQGEALDADRVLALPEMTVRPAPQAAVLFRLPALQVKSGDRIAVAGRNGSGKSSLLRHLWQSWQQPASGMFHPRVRLGYYDQNLMQLADDATLSDALVPFVSLSADQRKMALIAAGFPYARHQQRVDSLSGGERSRLLFVGLTLARYSLLLLDEPTNHLDIAGKEELAAALNQFAGAVLLITHDRLLMEQSCNRFWLIDQQQLTEWQDLPAMTAKLGVDQPVPPCRQDVSQVVDTPGDDEDTMLATLLDLQQKLADDLSRKPKHQKPALQQEWRQQIAVLHARLDLL from the coding sequence ATGAGCACTTTACTATCAGCACAGGCTGTCGGCTTTGATAATGCCTTCGGCACCCTTTTTCACAACATCACTTTTAGTCTGCAAAAAGGCGACCGCATTGGTCTGCTGGGGGCAAACGGCAGCGGCAAAAGTACTCTGCTAAAAATCCTCAGCGGCGAACTGGATGTCAGCAGGGGTAACATCGTGCAGGCCAGCCACTGCTTACTGGCAAGAATTGAGCAACACCTGCCGTCATCACTTGCGCAGGCAACGCTACTGGCTAGCGTAGTGGTACAGCTGCCGCCCTCGCTGCAACTGAGTGAACGCTGGCGTGCGGAAGCTCTGCTCGACAGCCTCGGATTCAGCGTGGACCAGCAAGCACAAACCGCCGCAACCCTGAGCGGTGGCCAACATATGCGTTTGTTGCTGGCTCGTGCGCTGATTCAGCAACCCGATCTGTTGCTGCTGGATGAACCGAGCAACCATCTCGATCTCCCCACGTTGCTGTGGCTGGAAACCTTCCTCAATAGCTGGAATGGCAGCTTTGTGCTGGTGTCGCATGACAGCACCCTGCTGGACCGCGTGACAACCAGCAGCTGGATGTTGCGGGATAAAACTTTGCAGTTCTTTGACCTGCCCTGTAGCGCCGCGCGTGCCGCCCTGGCGGACCAGGATGAAGCCGACGCGCAACGTTTTCACAGCGAGCAGAAGGAGATCGATCGGCTGGCTAAAAGCGCGCATCGGCTGGCGATTTGGGGACGCACCTATGATAACGAAGGTCTGTCACGCAAAGCGCAGCAGATGGAGAAACGGGTTGACTGGCTGAGGGAAGCACAAACCACCCTCACCGACGGCAGCCCCTGGCGTTTGCAATTGCAAGGAGAAGCACTGGATGCCGATCGCGTGCTGGCACTGCCGGAAATGACGGTGCGCCCGGCCCCGCAAGCAGCGGTGTTGTTCAGATTACCGGCTTTACAGGTGAAAAGTGGCGATCGCATCGCCGTGGCTGGCCGCAACGGTTCAGGTAAATCATCCCTGTTGCGTCATCTGTGGCAGAGCTGGCAGCAGCCAGCGTCTGGCATGTTTCATCCCCGTGTCCGGCTTGGTTATTACGATCAAAATCTGATGCAGTTAGCGGATGACGCTACCTTAAGCGATGCGCTGGTACCTTTCGTCTCTCTCAGCGCTGACCAGCGCAAAATGGCGCTGATCGCCGCCGGTTTCCCTTATGCGCGCCATCAACAACGGGTGGATTCACTCAGTGGCGGCGAGCGCTCGCGGCTGTTGTTTGTCGGATTGACCCTTGCACGCTACTCATTGTTGTTACTGGATGAACCGACAAACCATCTTGATATCGCAGGCAAAGAGGAGCTGGCCGCAGCACTAAATCAGTTCGCGGGTGCGGTGTTATTAATCACACACGATCGTTTACTGATGGAGCAGAGCTGCAATCGATTCTGGTTGATTGATCAACAGCAGCTTACCGAGTGGCAGGATCTGCCCGCCATGACAGCCAAACTGGGGGTTGACCAACCTGTGCCGCCGTGCAGACAAGACGTATCTCAGGTTGTGGATACGCCAGGCGATGATGAAGATACGATGCTGGCAACCTTGCTGGATTTACAGCAAAAACTGGCTGATGACCTCAGCCGTAAGCCAAAGCACCAGAAACCGGCACTACAGCAAGAGTGGCGACAGCAGATCGCCGTGCTGCATGCGCGGCTTGATTTACTGTGA
- a CDS encoding bifunctional helix-turn-helix transcriptional regulator/GNAT family N-acetyltransferase, whose protein sequence is MTDPTLIQTIRASSRLMVRELGFMNTTLAATEYSPSAVHTLLEVASHDGMTAAQLVQILGLEKSSVSRMLGKLIKAGELTEIPSAQDARVKQLALTDQGKISVARINEYASSQVITALAHLSVPQQQAVAQGLAAYAGALKARRDQAEVVPEIAITTGYQPGLIGRVAEMHGRYYAQQHSFGHFFEGKVATGLAEFAGRLDSPRNQIWVASQQGRIVGSVAIDGEDLGNNQAHLRWFILDDGCRGAGVGRKLLSAAMAFCDAQAFPAVQLWTFSGLDAARRLYESFGFTLTQEWQGDQWGKSMLEQQFTRVAK, encoded by the coding sequence ATGACCGATCCCACCCTTATCCAGACTATCCGTGCTTCATCGCGCCTGATGGTGCGCGAGCTGGGATTTATGAACACCACCCTTGCGGCGACCGAATATTCTCCCTCGGCGGTGCATACCCTGCTGGAAGTTGCCAGCCATGACGGGATGACCGCCGCGCAGCTGGTACAAATCCTTGGGCTGGAGAAATCCAGCGTGAGCCGTATGCTGGGCAAATTGATCAAAGCAGGCGAATTAACCGAAATACCGTCGGCGCAGGATGCGCGAGTGAAGCAGCTGGCACTGACCGATCAGGGAAAAATCAGCGTTGCCCGGATTAATGAATATGCCAGCAGCCAGGTGATCACCGCGCTGGCGCATCTGAGCGTGCCGCAACAGCAGGCGGTTGCACAGGGGCTGGCGGCCTATGCTGGAGCATTAAAAGCGCGCCGCGATCAGGCTGAGGTGGTGCCGGAAATCGCCATCACTACCGGTTATCAGCCGGGCTTGATCGGTCGGGTCGCGGAAATGCATGGTCGCTACTATGCGCAGCAGCATAGTTTTGGCCACTTTTTTGAAGGCAAAGTGGCAACAGGTCTGGCGGAATTTGCCGGTCGGCTGGATTCACCACGCAACCAAATCTGGGTCGCCAGCCAGCAGGGGCGTATTGTTGGCTCGGTTGCCATCGATGGTGAGGACCTGGGAAATAATCAGGCGCATCTGCGCTGGTTTATTCTCGACGATGGCTGCCGTGGGGCGGGCGTCGGCAGAAAATTACTGAGTGCCGCGATGGCGTTTTGTGATGCACAGGCATTCCCTGCGGTTCAGCTCTGGACATTCAGCGGACTGGACGCTGCCCGTCGTCTGTACGAATCCTTTGGTTTTACCCTGACACAGGAGTGGCAGGGCGACCAGTGGGGAAAATCCATGCTGGAACAGCAATTTACCCGCGTGGCTAAATAA